In Nocardia asteroides, the following proteins share a genomic window:
- a CDS encoding DUF4236 domain-containing protein, translating into MPIRFRQVKSIGPLKLNFTQSGLSSWSIKIGPWSWNSRSRKNSVDLPGPLSWRQR; encoded by the coding sequence ATGCCCATCAGGTTCCGCCAGGTCAAGTCCATCGGCCCGCTCAAACTCAACTTCACCCAGTCCGGGCTGTCCTCCTGGAGCATCAAGATCGGCCCGTGGAGCTGGAACTCGCGGAGCCGGAAGAACAGCGTCGACCTGCCGGGTCCGCTGAGCTGGCGCCAGCGCTGA
- a CDS encoding multicopper oxidase family protein has protein sequence MSTAAWVVLDHAVTVAGALAWFGAAGLVARRSARLIGALLSVAVALTIVRAVPVAVLAGRGWWFVQEKVWFGLPVTGVAAVVAVVVAGRGAGLAQAATVTALSTAGYAAVASFVLSFLIGYPLTPAAALGALAVIGTAALLTRRVLTEPVVPEREPADRPETGTRPDGMPRRRALGLAGAVTVLSAAGGGIGLSLRRDATGTEQAGGPVVSVQTLRGPETPAAGGVTRRHVRTARTATVRVGADDVAAWTFDGTVPGPAIVARQGDLVEVELVNHDIDAGVTLHWHGYDVPCAEDGAAGVTQDAVPVGGSHVYRFRADQAGTYWYHTHHASHPGVRRGLYGHLIVTPRETPTGTRDLTMSVHTFDGHAPLLDGGGDHDVPAGTVTRLRLINTDSGSHRFALAGTDFRVVAVDGRDLDGPAPVGRVQLRVPAGGRHDLEFTMPAAGVIVLLNGDTAARLGPEKSHPAAGSEIRNWPDLDLLTYGAARPVRLPAPDRRFTLVLDRGIARVNGTPSYAHTVNGRAHPAIPDQVVRAGDIVHCTVVNRSLDTHPWHLHGHPVLILSRDGRPAQGSPLWVDSLDVRPGEVWEIAFRATNPGIWMNHCHNLPHAEKGMMLLLRYTGFGTPFGGAHAHH, from the coding sequence ATGAGTACCGCGGCGTGGGTCGTGCTCGACCACGCGGTGACCGTCGCGGGCGCCCTGGCGTGGTTCGGTGCCGCCGGTCTCGTGGCGCGGCGGTCCGCTCGGCTGATCGGCGCGCTGCTGAGTGTCGCTGTGGCGCTGACGATTGTCCGGGCGGTCCCGGTGGCGGTCCTGGCGGGCCGAGGATGGTGGTTCGTCCAGGAGAAGGTCTGGTTCGGGCTGCCGGTCACCGGCGTCGCCGCCGTGGTCGCGGTGGTGGTCGCGGGCCGCGGCGCGGGCCTGGCGCAGGCCGCGACGGTGACCGCCCTGTCGACCGCCGGGTACGCGGCGGTGGCGAGCTTCGTCCTGTCGTTCCTGATCGGCTACCCGCTGACCCCGGCGGCCGCGCTCGGCGCGCTCGCGGTGATCGGCACGGCCGCGCTGCTGACTCGGCGGGTCCTGACGGAACCCGTTGTCCCCGAGCGGGAGCCGGCCGACCGGCCGGAGACCGGCACCCGGCCTGACGGCATGCCCCGGCGACGAGCGCTCGGCCTGGCCGGCGCGGTCACCGTGCTGAGCGCCGCGGGCGGCGGCATCGGACTGTCGCTACGTCGCGACGCGACCGGAACCGAACAGGCCGGTGGGCCGGTGGTGTCGGTGCAGACACTGCGCGGGCCCGAGACACCCGCGGCCGGGGGAGTGACGCGCAGGCACGTCCGCACCGCACGCACGGCCACCGTGCGCGTGGGCGCGGACGATGTCGCGGCCTGGACCTTCGACGGGACGGTCCCCGGCCCGGCGATCGTGGCGCGGCAGGGTGACCTCGTCGAGGTCGAGCTGGTGAACCACGACATCGACGCGGGGGTGACGCTGCACTGGCACGGCTACGACGTGCCCTGCGCCGAGGACGGCGCCGCGGGGGTGACCCAGGACGCGGTGCCGGTCGGCGGCAGCCACGTCTACCGTTTCCGCGCCGACCAGGCCGGAACCTACTGGTACCACACCCATCACGCCTCCCACCCCGGTGTGCGACGCGGCCTCTACGGCCATCTGATCGTCACGCCGCGTGAGACACCGACGGGCACACGCGATCTGACGATGTCGGTGCACACCTTCGACGGGCACGCGCCGTTGCTCGACGGCGGTGGCGACCACGACGTGCCCGCGGGCACCGTGACGCGGCTGCGGCTGATCAACACCGATTCCGGCTCCCACCGATTCGCCCTCGCCGGCACCGACTTCCGCGTCGTGGCCGTCGACGGACGCGATCTCGACGGGCCCGCACCCGTCGGCCGCGTCCAGCTGCGCGTGCCCGCCGGCGGTCGCCACGACCTCGAGTTCACGATGCCCGCCGCCGGCGTGATCGTGCTGCTGAACGGCGACACCGCGGCGCGGCTCGGCCCCGAGAAGAGTCATCCGGCAGCTGGATCCGAAATCCGGAACTGGCCAGACCTCGACCTGCTGACCTACGGCGCCGCGCGACCCGTGCGGTTGCCCGCCCCCGATCGGCGGTTCACCCTGGTGCTCGATCGCGGGATCGCCCGGGTGAACGGGACACCGTCGTACGCGCACACCGTCAACGGGCGCGCCCACCCCGCCATCCCCGACCAGGTGGTGCGCGCGGGCGACATCGTCCACTGCACCGTGGTCAACCGCAGCCTCGACACCCACCCCTGGCACCTGCACGGCCATCCCGTCCTCATCCTGTCCCGCGACGGCAGGCCCGCACAGGGCAGCCCGCTGTGGGTCGACTCCCTCGACGTGCGGCCCGGCGAGGTCTGGGAGATCGCCTTCCGCGCCACCAACCCCGGCATCTGGATGAACCACTGCCACAACCTGCCCCACGCCGAGAAGGGAATGATGCTGCTCCTCCGCTACACCGGATTCGGCACACCCTTCGGCGGCGCCCACGCCCACCACTGA
- a CDS encoding DUF6183 family protein, whose translation MDDHAVLRRWAASAHWSRHPLRGLPLERTGFEQSLALRRYGKTGSSVALPFTIDDTPALRRHTRLAIPRATETTHPAVVEQIEQAVENWRRESNGRTECRTFALSSFPDPATAAVLLETLPLECLRARHPSATDLVVTPSTPGRVWSRLFAAAANGGAYNSGTGGAYGRLAAWRSLGGLCGATEFDSVDDIRRRAEDSHWFLFEADTAWFEHIAWDFAILVLTPEPGLSVLAVTDTD comes from the coding sequence CTGGACGATCACGCGGTCCTGCGGCGGTGGGCGGCCTCCGCGCACTGGTCCCGGCATCCGCTGCGCGGATTGCCCCTGGAACGCACCGGCTTCGAGCAGAGCCTGGCCCTGCGCCGGTACGGCAAGACCGGGTCGTCGGTCGCCCTGCCGTTCACCATCGACGACACCCCCGCGCTGCGCAGGCACACTCGGCTGGCCATTCCTCGCGCCACCGAGACCACCCATCCCGCCGTGGTGGAACAGATCGAGCAGGCGGTCGAGAATTGGCGGCGAGAGTCCAACGGCCGAACCGAGTGCCGCACCTTCGCACTCAGCAGTTTCCCGGATCCCGCGACCGCCGCGGTCCTGCTCGAGACACTGCCGCTCGAGTGTTTGCGCGCACGCCACCCGTCGGCGACCGACCTCGTCGTCACCCCGTCGACGCCCGGGCGGGTGTGGTCGCGACTGTTCGCCGCCGCGGCCAACGGCGGCGCCTACAACTCCGGCACCGGCGGCGCCTACGGCCGTCTCGCCGCCTGGCGTTCACTCGGCGGGTTGTGTGGCGCCACGGAATTCGACTCCGTCGACGACATCCGTCGACGGGCCGAGGATTCGCACTGGTTCCTGTTCGAGGCCGATACCGCGTGGTTCGAGCACATCGCCTGGGATTTCGCGATTCTCGTCCTGACGCCCGAACCGGGACTGTCGGTCCTCGCCGTCACCGACACCGACTAG
- a CDS encoding alpha/beta fold hydrolase, translating to MRYLVSATLFVLLAAASTGSATAAPPAGGGAGGVVSSRALTGPELIPGAATGFRVVYRTTGQNGEPQVSGASVFVPAGEPPAGGRPVVSWAHGTSGMTEGCAPNLTGGIADTFDETPHLRAYLDQGYAVAATDYIGLGGPGTYEYLAWRAAGHAVLDAVRAAGAVDPTLSRSFVAAGHSIGGQAALAAAHLWAGYAAELDLRGTLAYAPTSNVVEAITALGRPGTPVMPGLDGLHARLVMILAGLDHARPDVHVTDYLSVHGREMLAVARAGERCLGALEEAVAGRAVGDLFTRPLADQPLAGALSDYLTVPTTDHRRPVLLLQGEADTVQPAPTTILLQQQLAQSGAVSRLTLYPGADHFSLLLASAADERDFLTQVLPAH from the coding sequence ATGCGATACCTGGTCTCGGCCACACTGTTCGTCCTGCTCGCGGCCGCGTCGACCGGCTCGGCCACCGCCGCGCCGCCGGCCGGAGGCGGGGCGGGCGGCGTCGTCTCCTCCCGCGCGCTGACCGGCCCGGAGCTGATTCCCGGCGCCGCCACCGGATTCCGCGTCGTCTACCGGACCACCGGACAGAACGGCGAACCACAGGTCAGCGGTGCGAGTGTCTTCGTGCCCGCCGGGGAGCCACCGGCGGGCGGCAGGCCCGTGGTGTCGTGGGCGCACGGCACCAGCGGCATGACCGAGGGCTGCGCGCCCAATCTCACCGGCGGCATCGCCGACACCTTCGACGAGACCCCGCACCTGAGGGCCTATCTGGACCAGGGCTACGCGGTCGCCGCCACCGACTACATCGGCCTCGGCGGGCCGGGCACCTACGAATACCTCGCGTGGCGAGCGGCGGGTCACGCCGTGCTCGACGCCGTGCGCGCGGCAGGCGCCGTCGATCCGACCCTGTCCCGATCCTTCGTCGCCGCGGGTCATTCCATCGGCGGCCAGGCCGCGCTGGCCGCCGCGCACCTGTGGGCCGGCTACGCCGCCGAGCTCGACCTGCGCGGCACCCTCGCCTACGCCCCGACCAGCAATGTCGTCGAGGCGATCACCGCGCTGGGTCGGCCCGGCACCCCGGTCATGCCCGGCCTCGACGGCCTGCACGCCCGGCTGGTGATGATCCTGGCCGGACTCGACCACGCCCGGCCCGACGTGCACGTCACCGACTACCTGAGCGTGCACGGCCGGGAGATGCTCGCGGTCGCCCGAGCCGGCGAGCGGTGCCTCGGCGCCCTCGAAGAAGCTGTCGCGGGCCGTGCCGTCGGTGACCTGTTCACGCGGCCCCTCGCCGACCAGCCGCTGGCGGGGGCACTGTCGGACTACCTGACCGTCCCCACCACCGACCACCGGCGACCCGTCCTGCTGCTCCAGGGCGAAGCCGACACCGTGCAGCCCGCGCCGACCACGATCCTGCTCCAGCAGCAACTCGCACAGTCCGGAGCTGTCAGCAGACTGACCCTGTATCCCGGGGCCGACCACTTCAGCCTGCTGCTCGCCTCGGCGGCCGACGAGCGTGATTTCCTGACCCAGGTTCTCCCGGCACACTGA
- a CDS encoding SAM-dependent methyltransferase, with translation MADVHTPVIRTDIPHSARIWNYWMGGKDHYEIDKVAGDAGLAVDPEIATMAVQSRQFLIRAVRYLARERGIRQFLDIGTGLPTMQNTHEVAQGVTPDARIVYVDNDPLVLTHARALLTSTTPEGVTTYIDADFHEPERIVADARNVLNFNEPIAVMFMGVLGHARTYEDLLRIVRTVIGEVPSGSYLIMWDGTDDSQAYVTLCENYTGTGGTPYIPRPQAQIRAVFDGLELVEPGFTSITQWRTEAVEVGAAQPISAYGAVARKP, from the coding sequence GTGGCCGACGTGCACACCCCGGTGATCCGGACAGACATCCCCCATTCCGCCCGCATCTGGAACTACTGGATGGGCGGCAAGGACCACTACGAGATCGACAAGGTCGCCGGTGACGCCGGCCTGGCCGTCGACCCCGAGATCGCGACCATGGCCGTGCAGTCGCGGCAGTTCCTCATCCGCGCGGTGCGGTACCTGGCTCGCGAACGCGGCATCCGCCAGTTCCTCGACATCGGCACCGGGCTGCCGACCATGCAGAACACCCACGAGGTCGCCCAGGGTGTCACGCCCGACGCGCGCATCGTGTACGTCGACAACGACCCGCTGGTACTCACCCATGCCCGCGCGTTGCTGACCAGCACCACCCCCGAGGGCGTCACCACCTACATCGACGCCGACTTCCACGAGCCCGAGCGGATCGTCGCCGACGCCCGCAACGTGCTCAACTTCAACGAGCCGATCGCCGTGATGTTCATGGGCGTGCTGGGGCATGCCCGGACCTACGAGGACCTGCTGCGGATCGTGCGGACCGTGATCGGCGAGGTGCCCTCGGGCAGCTACCTGATCATGTGGGACGGCACCGACGACAGCCAGGCCTACGTCACGCTGTGCGAGAACTACACCGGCACCGGTGGTACGCCGTACATTCCGCGGCCGCAGGCCCAGATCCGGGCCGTGTTCGACGGGCTGGAGCTGGTGGAGCCCGGTTTCACCAGCATCACCCAGTGGCGGACCGAGGCAGTCGAGGTCGGCGCGGCACAGCCGATCTCCGCGTACGGCGCCGTGGCCCGCAAGCCCTGA
- a CDS encoding MFS transporter, translating into MSATTRPAVLTAGTLALLSSLYFAQGLPFGFFTQALPVVLRESGYSLVAISASGVLFLPWALKFLWAPYVDRYGTRRTWLLVLQLAAAAVAAVLACLDLSSSLRWLFAGIVVVNLLSATQDVATDGLAVRLLGPRERGLGNGIQVGAYRIGMIVGGGVLLWLFAVSGWRLLFLAMAALILLTTVPVWLLREPVADRPPRPHPLRMLGAWSVRLRRPGVLAFIVLIGAFKFGDSMAAALTGPFLSDAGLDLGQIALIKGVLSSAGALVGAAAGGWLAYRFGRRRALLIGGVTQTASIALYLVAALGLGGFELLVAASLAEHVFGGAATVAVFALMMDAAESEHAGSDYTLLACAIVVVQGVAGMAAGVVGELAGYPALFATGFVLSGLGCAALVLGLGRGLGPASLHADAADRDTEPADGVHVAS; encoded by the coding sequence GTGAGCGCCACCACCCGCCCGGCGGTGCTCACGGCGGGCACACTGGCCCTGTTGTCGTCGCTGTACTTCGCCCAGGGGCTGCCGTTCGGCTTCTTCACCCAGGCCCTGCCGGTGGTACTGCGCGAATCGGGGTACTCGCTGGTGGCGATCAGCGCCTCCGGGGTGCTGTTCCTGCCGTGGGCGCTGAAGTTCCTGTGGGCGCCGTATGTCGACCGGTACGGCACGCGCCGCACCTGGCTGCTGGTGCTGCAGCTGGCCGCGGCCGCGGTCGCCGCGGTCCTGGCCTGTCTCGACCTGTCGTCCTCGCTGCGCTGGCTGTTCGCCGGGATCGTGGTGGTGAACCTGCTCTCGGCGACCCAGGACGTGGCCACCGACGGACTCGCGGTCCGGCTGCTCGGCCCGCGGGAGCGGGGGCTGGGCAACGGGATTCAGGTCGGCGCGTATCGCATCGGCATGATCGTCGGTGGTGGCGTGCTGCTGTGGCTGTTCGCCGTCTCCGGCTGGCGGCTGCTGTTCCTGGCCATGGCGGCGCTGATCCTGCTGACCACGGTGCCCGTGTGGCTGCTGCGCGAACCGGTCGCCGACCGCCCGCCACGCCCGCATCCGCTGCGCATGCTCGGCGCCTGGTCGGTCCGGCTGCGACGGCCCGGCGTCCTGGCGTTCATCGTGTTGATCGGCGCGTTCAAGTTCGGTGACTCGATGGCGGCCGCGCTCACCGGCCCGTTCCTGTCCGACGCGGGCCTGGATCTGGGGCAGATCGCGCTGATCAAGGGCGTGCTGTCCTCGGCAGGGGCGCTGGTGGGCGCGGCCGCCGGTGGCTGGCTCGCCTACCGGTTCGGGCGCAGGCGCGCGCTGCTGATCGGCGGTGTCACCCAAACCGCGAGCATCGCCCTGTATCTGGTCGCGGCGCTCGGTCTCGGCGGGTTCGAGCTGCTGGTCGCGGCGAGCCTGGCCGAGCACGTCTTCGGCGGGGCCGCGACCGTCGCCGTCTTCGCGCTCATGATGGATGCCGCCGAATCCGAGCACGCGGGCAGCGATTACACCCTGCTGGCCTGTGCCATCGTCGTCGTCCAGGGCGTCGCCGGGATGGCCGCGGGGGTCGTCGGCGAGCTGGCCGGGTATCCGGCGCTGTTCGCCACCGGTTTCGTGCTCTCCGGACTCGGGTGCGCCGCATTGGTTCTCGGGCTCGGCAGGGGCCTGGGTCCGGCGAGTCTGCACGCCGACGCCGCCGATCGCGACACCGAGCCGGCCGACGGCGTGCACGTGGCGTCCTAG
- a CDS encoding DUF6220 domain-containing protein, whose translation MKKLVTVLAAVLTVTVVVQFFLAAMGAFDSAPAEEAFAPHRALGNVILLLALVVALVAAVARMPARVAGTAGLVAALVLLQSVIKEVAGAVGDDSGALLFGVHGVNGMLIVGTVGALLRQAREQSAAPRPVS comes from the coding sequence ATGAAGAAACTCGTCACCGTCCTGGCCGCGGTGCTGACGGTCACCGTCGTCGTCCAGTTCTTCCTCGCCGCGATGGGCGCGTTCGACAGCGCGCCGGCCGAGGAGGCGTTCGCGCCGCACCGGGCGCTGGGGAACGTCATCCTGCTGCTCGCGCTGGTCGTCGCGCTCGTCGCGGCGGTGGCACGCATGCCCGCCCGCGTAGCGGGGACCGCGGGTCTGGTGGCCGCGCTGGTGTTGCTGCAGTCGGTGATCAAGGAAGTCGCCGGTGCGGTCGGAGACGACTCCGGTGCGCTGCTGTTCGGGGTGCACGGTGTGAACGGCATGCTCATCGTGGGAACGGTCGGCGCGCTCCTGCGGCAGGCGCGCGAACAGTCCGCGGCGCCGCGTCCGGTGTCATGA
- a CDS encoding VOC family protein has translation MRGINHIVLFVADLPRSIAFYEDVLGFERLAEGFPGGAFLRHPGSANDHDLGLFQARTQAGPSGSVGLYHVAWEVDTLSELAAVRERLTAAGALTGASDHGSTKALYARDPDGIEFEVCWLVPDEHVVDALAPGTALTGPLDIAAEVARYGADTAGGPRTDPQVWVRVAARRAGQA, from the coding sequence ATGCGGGGCATCAATCACATCGTGCTGTTCGTCGCGGATCTGCCGCGCAGTATCGCCTTCTACGAGGACGTACTCGGATTCGAACGATTGGCGGAAGGCTTCCCCGGCGGGGCGTTCCTGCGGCACCCGGGCTCGGCCAACGACCACGACCTGGGCCTGTTCCAGGCGCGTACGCAGGCCGGGCCGTCCGGCTCGGTCGGGCTCTATCACGTGGCCTGGGAGGTCGACACCCTGTCCGAACTCGCCGCGGTGCGCGAGCGGCTGACGGCGGCGGGCGCGCTCACCGGCGCGAGCGATCACGGCTCCACCAAAGCCCTCTACGCCCGGGACCCCGACGGCATCGAGTTCGAGGTGTGCTGGCTGGTCCCCGACGAGCACGTCGTGGACGCGCTCGCGCCCGGCACCGCGCTCACCGGCCCACTGGACATCGCCGCCGAGGTCGCGCGCTACGGGGCGGACACCGCGGGGGGACCGCGCACGGATCCGCAGGTGTGGGTCCGTGTCGCGGCGCGCCGGGCGGGTCAGGCCTGA
- a CDS encoding MarR family winged helix-turn-helix transcriptional regulator — translation MRESNPVERITQAPAFLLFRVGDAARDAVERSLERHGLRGKDFRVLAYAGTGTFAQQDLCRETGLDRTTMVAVIDRLERLGLAVRERGTDRRRQVVVPTEAGRRVLGTALTELEQVQEEFLAVLTPTARRGLHSALTRLFAVHDPSCAPDGTDPVDR, via the coding sequence ATGCGAGAGTCGAATCCGGTGGAGCGGATCACCCAGGCGCCCGCCTTCCTGTTGTTCCGTGTCGGTGACGCCGCGCGCGACGCGGTCGAACGGTCGCTGGAGCGGCACGGGCTGCGCGGCAAGGATTTCCGGGTCCTGGCCTACGCGGGCACCGGCACGTTCGCCCAGCAGGATCTGTGCCGCGAGACCGGGCTGGACCGGACGACCATGGTCGCGGTGATCGACCGGCTGGAGCGGCTCGGACTGGCCGTGCGCGAGCGTGGCACGGACCGGCGCCGGCAGGTGGTGGTCCCGACCGAGGCGGGACGACGGGTTCTCGGCACCGCGCTCACCGAACTCGAACAGGTGCAGGAGGAATTCCTCGCCGTCCTGACCCCGACCGCCCGGCGCGGGCTGCACTCGGCGCTGACCCGGTTGTTCGCCGTCCACGACCCGTCCTGCGCACCGGACGGTACCGACCCGGTCGACCGGTGA
- a CDS encoding class I SAM-dependent methyltransferase produces MSERTPSRWEELTAADPAHSTWYIERFRTLAASGEDIVGEARLVDAMLGRGSRVLDAGCGAGRTAGYLSAAGHTVVGVDVDPVLIEAARADYPGPTWLVGDLAELDLPARGVDAGFDVVVCAGNVMTFLAPSTRRAVLTGFARHLAPAGRAIIGFGADRGYAFPEFLADADAAGLRVDLLLSTWDLRPFTEDADFLVAVFSRAD; encoded by the coding sequence ATGAGCGAGCGCACGCCCAGCCGATGGGAGGAGCTCACCGCCGCCGACCCGGCGCATTCCACCTGGTACATCGAGCGATTCCGCACTCTGGCCGCGAGCGGGGAGGACATCGTCGGCGAGGCCCGGCTGGTGGACGCCATGCTCGGCCGCGGCAGCCGCGTCCTCGACGCCGGGTGCGGCGCGGGCCGGACCGCAGGCTACCTCTCCGCCGCCGGGCACACGGTCGTCGGTGTCGACGTCGACCCGGTACTGATCGAGGCGGCTCGCGCCGACTACCCGGGACCCACCTGGCTGGTCGGTGATCTCGCCGAACTGGATCTGCCCGCGCGCGGTGTCGACGCCGGCTTCGACGTCGTCGTGTGCGCGGGCAATGTGATGACCTTCCTGGCGCCGTCCACCCGGCGTGCGGTATTGACCGGATTCGCCCGCCACCTCGCCCCCGCCGGGCGCGCGATCATCGGCTTCGGCGCCGACCGCGGCTACGCGTTCCCGGAGTTCCTCGCCGACGCCGACGCCGCCGGTCTCCGCGTGGACCTGCTGCTGTCCACGTGGGACCTGCGTCCCTTCACCGAGGACGCGGACTTCCTGGTCGCGGTCTTCTCGCGCGCCGACTGA
- a CDS encoding glycoside hydrolase family 76 protein — translation MDRRNRGISRRRALFAGAAVGLSVLAQPTDAGLITRAVTTGPAQPAQRADLAERAIVERHLRTLWGLPHRQLGALVWPGTVAEQSLTRWCYWWQAHLLDCAVDAAARAPTAERIDRVVAIARGIRTRNLTGWTNRYYDDMAWLALTLERADRLLGIRFGTAITDLRDALLEGWNPDLGAVPWRSGDSYYNTPAVGPTGIALARLGDLTRAGQLAEFLRTRLYDPATGLTLDGVHEPDGRVDHTVHTYCQGLAIGLETELALRTGESTHRDRAAALIAAAEDRLTSDGVIIAAAGDDSGLFMGILARYLAEAALALGDATAARIVRTSARAAWDHRAEVDGLPLFGADWTRPVAVRDCPGNFLLFAKPSTAEAANLDRDLSVQLSGWLLLEADYRLTAAGW, via the coding sequence ATGGATCGCCGGAATCGGGGGATCAGCCGACGGCGAGCACTGTTCGCGGGCGCGGCCGTCGGGCTCTCGGTGCTGGCACAACCCACCGACGCAGGCCTCATCACCCGCGCGGTCACCACCGGCCCCGCCCAGCCCGCGCAGCGCGCCGACCTGGCCGAACGGGCGATCGTCGAACGGCACCTGCGCACGCTGTGGGGACTGCCGCACCGACAGCTGGGCGCGCTGGTGTGGCCGGGCACGGTGGCGGAACAGTCGCTGACCCGCTGGTGCTACTGGTGGCAGGCGCATCTGCTCGACTGCGCGGTCGACGCCGCGGCCCGCGCGCCCACCGCCGAACGGATCGACCGGGTCGTCGCCATCGCCCGCGGCATCCGCACCCGCAACCTGACCGGCTGGACCAACCGGTACTACGACGACATGGCCTGGCTGGCGCTGACCCTCGAACGCGCCGACCGGCTGCTCGGCATCCGGTTCGGCACCGCGATCACCGACCTACGCGACGCCCTGCTCGAGGGCTGGAACCCGGACCTCGGCGCGGTGCCGTGGCGGTCCGGGGACAGCTACTACAACACCCCGGCCGTCGGTCCCACCGGCATCGCGCTGGCCCGGCTCGGCGACCTCACCCGGGCCGGACAGCTCGCCGAGTTCCTGCGCACCCGCCTGTACGATCCCGCGACCGGTCTCACCCTCGACGGCGTCCACGAACCCGACGGGCGAGTCGACCACACCGTGCACACCTACTGCCAGGGTCTGGCCATCGGATTGGAAACCGAATTGGCCCTGCGGACCGGCGAATCCACCCACCGCGACCGGGCGGCCGCCCTCATCGCCGCGGCCGAGGACCGGCTCACCAGCGACGGGGTGATCATCGCGGCCGCCGGTGACGATTCGGGGCTGTTCATGGGAATCCTCGCCCGCTACCTCGCCGAAGCGGCCCTCGCCCTGGGCGACGCCACCGCCGCGCGGATCGTGCGCACCTCCGCGCGCGCGGCCTGGGACCATCGGGCCGAAGTGGACGGGCTCCCGCTCTTCGGCGCCGACTGGACCCGCCCGGTCGCGGTCCGGGACTGCCCGGGCAATTTCCTGCTGTTCGCGAAGCCGTCCACCGCCGAGGCCGCGAACCTCGACCGCGATCTCTCGGTCCAGCTCAGCGGATGGCTGCTCCTGGAAGCCGACTACCGGCTCACCGCCGCGGGCTGGTGA
- a CDS encoding GNAT family N-acetyltransferase, producing the protein MTIRTGVPDDADAIAALHTASWRTAYRGLLPADYLAGPVAEDHRARWAELLGQPTEGSVMFVADGADGPDGFVYLTPAADGRTLLDNLHVRPDGKRRGRGTALLGRALEWSRQRRPGRDLYLEVLAGNTAAIAFYERNGGLRTRAKTSVFPQGFEVPEFEYVWPGSVALTVGGVSGSDEEEA; encoded by the coding sequence ATGACCATCAGGACTGGAGTTCCCGACGACGCCGACGCGATCGCCGCACTGCACACCGCGAGCTGGCGCACCGCGTACCGGGGGCTCTTGCCCGCCGACTACCTGGCCGGGCCGGTCGCCGAGGACCACCGGGCCCGGTGGGCCGAACTGCTGGGACAGCCCACCGAGGGCTCGGTGATGTTCGTCGCCGACGGTGCCGACGGGCCCGACGGCTTCGTGTATCTGACACCCGCCGCGGACGGCCGGACCCTGCTGGACAACCTGCACGTCCGGCCCGACGGCAAACGCCGAGGACGCGGCACCGCGCTGTTGGGGCGGGCCCTCGAGTGGTCGCGGCAGCGGCGTCCGGGCCGGGACCTGTATCTCGAGGTGCTGGCGGGCAATACCGCCGCGATCGCGTTCTACGAGCGCAACGGCGGCCTGCGCACGCGGGCGAAGACCTCGGTATTCCCGCAGGGCTTCGAGGTGCCCGAGTTCGAATACGTCTGGCCCGGTTCGGTAGCCCTTACAGTCGGGGGAGTGTCCGGGAGCGACGAGGAGGAAGCATGA